In Phoenix dactylifera cultivar Barhee BC4 unplaced genomic scaffold, palm_55x_up_171113_PBpolish2nd_filt_p 000943F, whole genome shotgun sequence, a single genomic region encodes these proteins:
- the LOC120107647 gene encoding uncharacterized protein LOC120107647, giving the protein MPQVETYNGTTDLLDHLESYGALMALQGSSEVILCKAFPATLREVARLWFSGLKPSTVSSFKQLGRQFAANFAASRRQRRTSDSHLNVKQREGESFKDYLDRFIAATWEVRELDQSIAMSALKTGARSYRLLFSNEKSFPVDFTEMLLRAEKYVKAEEAIAFRWNATEQTSKK; this is encoded by the coding sequence atgccccaggtggagacCTACAACGGCACGACCGACCTCCTCGACCATTTGGAGAGTTACGGAGCTCTCATGGCactgcaagggtcctcggaggtcatactctgcaaggcctttccGGCTACGCTTCGGGAAGTAGCTCGGCTCTGGTTCTCTGGGCTGAAGCCCAGCACCGTGTCATCTTTtaagcagctcggcaggcagttcgccgccaacttcgctgccagccgACGTCAGCGGCGGACTTCGGACTCCCACCTCAACGTCAAGCAAAGGGAGGGAGAGTCTTTTAAAGATTACCTCGACCGTTTCATCGCCGCTACTTGGGAGGTCCGtgagctcgaccagtcgatagccatgtcggcgctCAAGACTGGAGCTCGGTCCTATAGGCTTCTCTTCTCTAATGAGAAGAGTTTTCCCGTCGATTTTACCGAGATGCTGCTACGAGCTGAGAAATACGTGAAGGCGGAAGAGGCCATTGCTTTCCGATGGAATGCGACCGAGCAGACCTCCAAGAAGTAG